Below is a genomic region from Spirosoma radiotolerans.
ATCATCAGTACATATGGGCGGGTTCCTCTGTTTTATTTCGTCATTCATTTCTACCTCATTCACACGCTACTACTGGCAATATTATTTATGCAGGGCTTTCATTGGTCTGATTTGAATTTTGCGGTTGGATCGTTCGGTCGGCTGAAAGAAGTTAAGAGTGGTATTTCGCTTGGAGCCGTTTATTTAGTATGGCTGGGTATTCTGGCCCTTTTGTATAAACCCTGCAAATGGTTTGGTCACTATAAAGCCGTTCATAAATTCTGGTGGCTGAGTTACTTGTAATCTTTAATTCCTCCGGTTTATACCATGAACGTTACATTTCCCTTACCCCCGGCTCACCTTACTGAGTTTGTCCAGCGAATACTGGTTATAGAAAATGTTCGGGTAGTAACCCCTTTTAAACTGCCCCTTTATGCAAACGGCACACCAACTTTAGTTTTTCAGACCGCCAAGGGGCAAATTAAAGGATATTCAACTCATTTAACTTTATTTGGCCAAACAGTACGTCCTGAAACATTGAGTTTGCAGAACGATTTTACGCTGATTGCCTATTTTTTTAAGCCCTTCGTATTAGGGCCATTGTTTGGTGTTGCTGCCCAAGAACTAACCGATCATCCAATAGCGCTAGACTTATTGGAATCATCAAAAGTAGCTACCTTAATGGAACAGTTACTGCACGCTCCGTCAACGCGGGCAATGTTAATATTGATTGACCATTACATTTATAGTTTAGTGGTTCAGGCAAAGATGGATTTGCGTTTAATAGAATTTGCCACAGCTTCTATCCTGAAAAACACTAATCCGGCTGTATTGCAAACGGTACAGAATAAACTCGGTCTGACTGAAAGAACCTTTCAGCGAATGTTTGAGAACCATATCGGTATCTCGCCAAATCAATACCGTCGAATTTGTCAATTCAACTCCGCCTTTCAACAATTACAACAAAGAAAGTTTGACAATTTAGCCGACATCGCCTTTAAGCACGAGTATGCTGATCAAAGTCACTTTATACGTTCATTTAAAGAGTTCACAGGTATCAGACCAACCGATTATCTAAATTTTGGCAGGCCCTGAATGACAATACGTTGTCGGTTTCATTCTATTTTAGGATATGCCCCCTTTCTAGCTTTGTGTCGTAATGAGTTATTCAGGATTAACTACAATCGACTAACATGACAAATTCCATTTATCCCTGCTTATGGTTTGACGGACAAGCGCAGGCAGCAGCACAGTTCTATTGTTCAATTTTCAAGAACTCAAAAATCACCACTGACAATTCAGTCGCCGTATCTTTTGAATTAAACGGTCAGAAATTTATGGGGCTTAATGGGGGGCCGGAATTCAAATTTAATGAAGCGGTTTCGTTTGTAATTGATTGTGAAACCCAGCAGGAAATTGACTACTACTGGGAACAATTAATCTCGGACGGGGGTAAAGAAGGCCGTTGTGGCTGGTTAAAGGATAAGTTTGGTGTTTCATGGCAGGTAATTCCTACCATATTGGCTAAACTATTGAGTAACCCGGATAGAGCACAAGGCGTCGTACAGGCGTATATGAAAATGAATAAGTTTGACATTCACGCATTGGAGAATGCCTAACTGAAAGCGATGTATAAGTGACTCGCTGTACCGATAGAGGCTTCTTTAACTTAAATGGCTATATCTATTCATTTCGGTGTGGCGGAAATTTTGTTCAAGCAACACAATATCATTTTTCAAATCATAGAATAACGTAAAAACGCGAGGAATTCACTTCGCGTTTTTACGTTAATAAGTATGTTCAACTCAAATGCGTGTTTAGTTTAATCCTTTCCTTCACCCATAATAGCTTCTAGATAACGGATATAGCGTATGCCTCTAGGTTTGTGCCATGATATTATTGGGAGAAGGCTATGCTTACCTGCCTTGTAGATCTGCCAAGATTGCTGGATAGCGTTCTCCCTGAAGGCTGATGTTGTCTAAAGCCTGGTTGATGGTGGCCAGATCATCATCGCTTAAGGTAATGTCTGCACCACCTATATTTTCGGCTAAGCGAGTCATTTTTGTGGTTCCCGGAATGGGTACAATCCAGGGCTTCTGAGCCAGCAGCCAGGCTAAGGCGATCTGCGCGGGTGTGGTCGCGGTTTCCCGCCGGAGCATTCCGGTTGCGTTATGTTCTCCGGCAATCTTGACCACAAGGTCAACAATGATTTGATTTGCTTCACGGTTTTCCTTGCTAAAACGAGGCATGACATTGCGCCAATCGGTCTTGTCAAATTCAGTGGCCGCAGTCATCTTACCCGTTAAAAACCCTTTGCCTAATGGGCTAAACGGAACGAAGCCAATGCCCAATTCCTCCAGCAAGGGAATAATTTCCTTTTCCGGTTCGCGCCAAAACATGGAGTATTCGCTTTGCAAAGCGGCCACGGGTTGTACCGCGTGCGCTCGGCGTATACTTTGCACGCCGGCTTCACTCATACCAAAGTGTTTTACTTTGCCTTCGGCAATCAATTCGTTTACCGTTCCGGCAACGTCTTCAATAGGCACATTAGGGTCCACGCGGTGTTGATAAAACAAGTCGATATAATCGGTTTGCAGATACCGGAGTGAGTTTTCCGCCACCTGCCGGATGCGTTCCGGGCGACTATTCAACCCGTCTGTATTCCGGCCGTTGTTAAAGCCAAACTTGGTAGCGATGATTACTTTATCCCGTACATCATGCAATGCTTTTCCTACCAGCTGTTCATTAGCGCCTTGCCCATACACTTCTGCGGTATCAAAGAACGTAATGCCCGATTCAAACGCTTTTTGAATGAGTGCAATGGCATCGGTTTCGTTAGTTGCCGGACCGTACCCATGGCTTAATCCCATGCAGCCGAAGCCAAGTTCGGACACGGCTAATCCTGAGGTTCCTAATTGTCGTGTTTTCATGTTGTCTGTTTTATGTAGCAAAAGTGAGGGGGAAGCGAGAACCGTTTTGTATACAGATTACGGGGTTTCCTACCACTATTACTGATTGGGCGGGCTGGTATCAGAAGAGATTGCCGGAACGGGTAAGTTTGTAGTGATAAACCAATAAGGTATGGAGGAGATTATCAAAATTGGCAGCATTGCCCAGTACAATACCATGCGGGGCGTACCGACCAAACATCCGCTGGTTACGGTGATTGACCTCTCGAAAGCGCAACCGATGCCCTCGGGGTCATTCAACTTTGGGTTGTATGCGGTGGGTCTGAAAGAACTGAACCATGGCCCATTGCGCTATGGAAGAAAGCACTATGACTACCAGGAAGGAAGTCTGATATTCATATCGCCTGGACAGGTGGTAGGTGTGCAACCCGGCGTTGACCTATTGGCCCCCAAAGGCTGGGCCTTGCTCTTTCATCCCGACCTGATAGCTGGCACTCCGTTGGGCAAACACATGCAGGCATATTCGTTCTTTTCATATGCTGTTCATGAAGCGCTTCATCTGTCGGAAAAAGAGAAGCGTATCGTGATTGACTGCTTCTCAAAAATCGAGTATGAACTCGATCAAAACATAGACAAGCACAGCAAAGGACTGATTGCGGCCAACATCGAGTTGCTGCTCAATTACTGCATCCGTTTTTACGACCGCCAGTTCATTACCCGCGACCATGCCAACCAAGGAATCCTGGAACGGTTTGAGTCCTTATTGACAGGCTATTTTTCCTCCGATAAACCGCAGAACGAAGGCCTGCCTTCGGTTGCTTATTGTGCCGAAGCCCTGCATTTATCCCCCAACTATTTTGGTGACCTGGTGAAGAAAGAAACCGGCCGATCGGCCCAGGAATACATTCAATTCAAAGTGATCGATATGGCCAAAGAGCGCGTGTTTGACCGGAATAAATCGGTGAGCGAAATTGCCTATGAATTAGGGTTTAAATACCCACAGCATTTTACCCGTTTGTTTAAACAAAAAACAGGTGTTACGCCGAATGATTACCGGATAATAAACTAACAATTCAATAGCAACGTACGCCCTGTTAGGTAAGACGTCATGTGAACTTTTATCCGTCTCAAGCGGGAGGGTTTTATACGAATAGATTATCGAATAGCCGTTTCGATCAATACGTTTCAATTTATTAATCAACTAGTAGATTGAAGCGTATTGAGTCCAGATGATCCATTTGGTTGGCTTGCTCAGCAAAACACGAAAAAGTATACCCGAAGCTCGGCTATACTTTCCAAACTACCAACCTATAATTAAACCTACCTAAACAGGACGATTCAACGTCTCTAATCACTTCTTAAACTTTTTACTGGGTTGACTAAAGCCGCTTTTAGGGCCTGATAACTCACCGTCAGCAAGGTGATGAGTAAGGCCAGCACGAACACGATGACAAAGACATCCGCCTGGATACTGATTTTATAGGTATAGCTTTCCAACCATTCCTGCATTACGTACCAGGCTAGGGGCGAAGCCACGATGCAGGCAATAAGCACGAGGCTCACAAAGTCTTTTGAGAGGAGTCCCCACACACTGACCACACTAGCACCTAATACCTTCCGGACGCCGATTTCCTTAACCCGCTGTTCGGCCATAAACGAAGCCAGCCCAAACAGGCCCAGGCAAGAAATAAAAATGGCCAGCATACAGACCAGGGCCGACAGGTTGCCAATCAACTCTTCATAGCTGAATTTTTTGGCGTACTCCGTATCCGCAAATTTGTAATCGAATGGATAGGCAGGGTTGTATTTATCAAAAATGGGTCGAATTTTTTGGATAGCAACCGAAGGAGATAAGGCTGGATTAAGTCGTAAATCAATGAAATTAACCCAGTTTTCGGCAAAAATTACCGTCATTGGGGCGACATCACGATACGGGGACCATTCCAGGACGATATTAGGAATTACTCCGACGACAGTCCAGTTCCGGTTCGCCCATTTTATGATTTCACCAACCGGATGTTTTAATCCCATGCGCTTAACAGCCGCTTCATTTAGAATAACTCCGGTGGAATCGGTGGCAAAATCTCTCGAAAAATCGCGTCCTTCTTTGAGTCGAATTCCCATCGTTTTGGCGTAGTCATAACTCGTGGCAATGGTCGTAAAAATGACGGATTCATCTGCCGGACCTGCTCCTTTCCATTTCCAGCCACTATTGCTGCTCCACCATTGTGTGGGTGGGGCATTTGTCTTACAAATAGACATCACTGCTCCCGTTGCCAGTAATTCGCCCTTAAGCGCGTCAAAATGTTCGAGCAAATCTGTCGAGGAATTGACCGAAATGAGCCCTTGTTTGGTAAAACCAAGGGGTCGGTTTTTGCCATGCTGAATCTGTTGATAAATGATGATGGTACCAATCATCAGCACTACGGAAAACGTAAACTGAACAACTACCAGTATTTTTCGAGGCAACGTAGCATTTTTTCCAACATGGATTCCGCCTTTTAAAATTCGGACGGGGTTGAACGACGACAAATAAAACGCCGGATAGCTGCCTGCCAATAAACCTGTGAATGCAGTAAACAGAAGGATAACGCCCCAGTAAACGGGATTGCCGAATTCAATGGACATCGCCTTCTCGGTCAGCCTATTGAAATACGGCAGTGAGGCCATGACAATAACCAGCGCCAGTACCAATGCTAGACCAGCAATCAACGTTGATTCACTTAAAAACTGCCCGATGAGTTGCTCACGACCCGAGCCGACAGCTTTACGAACGCCCACTTCTTTCGCCCGTTTTTCAGATCGAGCCGTGGAGAGATTCATGAAATTGATGCAGGCTATTACCAGAATAAATAGTCCGAAAATGCCAAATAAGCGAACGTACTTAATAAAACCACCCGTGTTTTGCCCTTCGGTGAACTCCGAATAGAGCCGCCATTTTGACATGGGATGCAGGAATAATTCGGGCTTGACGAGGTTTCTAATATTGGCATCATCGGCCTGATGGTTTAACACTACGTCTTTTATTTTGGCGTTGGTTTGTGCTGGGTCGACGCCGTCTTTAAGCTGGACATAAAGGCCAAAATCGTTATTCCGCCAATCTATTTTTGCTTTTTTTACCCAGTCATACATATTCTCCATCAGGTGCCAGGGAAGCAAATACTCAAATTGAAGCGTAGCATTCTTTGGTTGTTTGGCAACCACAGCTGTCACTTTTAAATCGGCCTTATCTTCCAATCTGATGATCTTACCAATCGGGTCCTGATTGCCGAAAATAGCTTGGGCGGTTTCGTCCGTCAGCACGATCGAGTAGGGCTCCTTAAATGGGTTTTTATCGCCATTCAGGATGTTTAGGGAGAACATATCAATAGCATCTTCACCGATGAAAATGCCATTTTTGATGAATTTCTGATCGCCAACCATCAACGAACGATTACCATCCGACCGCTGATACGTTGCTACAGCCTTAAAATCGGGGAACTTAGATCGTAGTTCTTCGCCCGTTGGAAACGGTAATGCACTTTGTGTACCCCGTTTGCCGTCGAAGGTTTGGTTCAGTCTAACTTCATAAAGAGTTTCGTAGTTTTTATGGTGCTTGTTGGCGGATACTTCGTCCTGTATCCAGATGCCAATCAGCATCGCAACGGCCATACCCACAGCCAGTCCAGCAATGTTGATCGCTGAATATCCTTTGTGTTTGGCTAGGTTGCGAAAAGCGAGTTTTAAATAATTTCGGATCATGGCCGGGTGGAAAATTGAGATTGTAGAGAAGTCATTGAATTTACTATAACGGGGTTTGAAACTGGCCTCGGGTTTGCGTCGCCATAGCCGGGGATGCAACATGAACAGCATTTCCAGCACATACAGTAGTTGGGCTGTTCTAACCCCGTACCGGTGGACTCGTTTTTGAAACAATTCATACAGATCGCCTAGCACTTCGTCCCGGATATAAGGAGCCGTAATTCGAATGAGTAGCTGCTCAGCCCAGCGGGGCGGCTGGACCACCGACCGCTCCGAATGATTATCCAGATGGATTCTATTTTTCCGATTCATGTTAGGTGATCAAAAGCAGTTTTTGGAATACCGTCCCACAATTCATTTCGGATGCGTCGTGCTTGCTGTAAGGCATGATCACCAGCCAGGGTTATCGTAAATAGCCGTTTGCTTCGTCCCCCCCGTTCGGCAATAGGCTCACTAAACCGGGAATGAAGCAATTTTTTTTCTTCTAAGCGTTGCAAAGTCCGATGCACCATGCCTAAGCTTATAGGCCGCTCCAAACGGCTGCTTAATTCTTCCAAAACAGCCACCCCGTAGGCGTCATCGTAGAGTAGGGCGACCGTCAGCAGAATGATCTCTTCGAACTCACCCAGTTGAGTCCCTTTCATGGGTCGTAGATGTATAGGTAAGGTAAAAACTATGTTTTCCTTTTGCATAGCAAATAAAAGGCCAATAGCCCCAATCGGCTTCAGATCCTTAAAAAGCTTGTTTTAGGCTTTGCTCATCGCTTTTATCGTCCGATTTCGGACTGTATTTTGTCCAAATTTGGACGGTTCATAGAATAGAGCTGCGTATAGGGCCCATCTCATCTGGTAAGGCTCGAACCCATCACAGGAAGGTAGTTAGCATTTTCTTCGCTAAATTCTTGTTGTTTCACTGTCTCTATAATCGCCCGTTTTGTGGCACAGATCGATATACGTATGTCGTTCTAGGAAAGACAATTTCAGTGTACTCAATTTGTTTGCCAGATTAGGCTAAACGCTACCCATGGATAGCCAGCGGGTAGTGGGCGCGGTTGAGCTACTGCCTTACTGGCAAGAGAATACCTATAACCGGAGTCAGCATCTTCTGGCCGACTGGCTAGCTAAGCCGGATGTGTTAGCCTTAGGTGTGCCCTCCTCAGTGATGCCAGATGGCATCAACTACTTATTGCATCCGGCCCATAGTGGCTATGGCTTTATAGAAGTAATTGACGAGAAGCCTCTATCGATGGATCCCCGCCTATGGTCGAAGTAGCCAAGGAAACGGCAATTCCCTTCGTCTTAACTGGGAGCGTATTTTGAGAATATATAAAGTGTGGTAGGTACGTAGTCTTAATAAGGCTGACTTGTACAGCAGTGTTCGCGCCATAGGCTTGTTGTCAAGTGAGCTTTCCCCTAATCATACCTGTCAAGTTCATCCCTATTCAGGGCACTAGCCGACTTCGTCCCAACATGAGACATCCTTTCGACCAAGTCGGTTCGACCAAGTCTGTACACAAATCAGATTCAGTGAGGCAACGAACAAATCAGACGGGTTCAATCCATTTCCAATCCATTCTCAACTTCCTTTTTGAAGCTTGATTTTACTTTTATCCTGTGATGTTGTCCCCAATCAGCCATTTCCCACAGGATAGGCCGTAAGGTCTGACCATAAGCGGTAATTGCATACTCCACCGTCACCGGTTTGGTAGGCTGCACCGTGCGACTGATCAACCCGTTGATCTCCAACT
It encodes:
- a CDS encoding AraC family transcriptional regulator, coding for MNVTFPLPPAHLTEFVQRILVIENVRVVTPFKLPLYANGTPTLVFQTAKGQIKGYSTHLTLFGQTVRPETLSLQNDFTLIAYFFKPFVLGPLFGVAAQELTDHPIALDLLESSKVATLMEQLLHAPSTRAMLILIDHYIYSLVVQAKMDLRLIEFATASILKNTNPAVLQTVQNKLGLTERTFQRMFENHIGISPNQYRRICQFNSAFQQLQQRKFDNLADIAFKHEYADQSHFIRSFKEFTGIRPTDYLNFGRP
- a CDS encoding VOC family protein, producing the protein MTNSIYPCLWFDGQAQAAAQFYCSIFKNSKITTDNSVAVSFELNGQKFMGLNGGPEFKFNEAVSFVIDCETQQEIDYYWEQLISDGGKEGRCGWLKDKFGVSWQVIPTILAKLLSNPDRAQGVVQAYMKMNKFDIHALENA
- a CDS encoding aldo/keto reductase, with amino-acid sequence MKTRQLGTSGLAVSELGFGCMGLSHGYGPATNETDAIALIQKAFESGITFFDTAEVYGQGANEQLVGKALHDVRDKVIIATKFGFNNGRNTDGLNSRPERIRQVAENSLRYLQTDYIDLFYQHRVDPNVPIEDVAGTVNELIAEGKVKHFGMSEAGVQSIRRAHAVQPVAALQSEYSMFWREPEKEIIPLLEELGIGFVPFSPLGKGFLTGKMTAATEFDKTDWRNVMPRFSKENREANQIIVDLVVKIAGEHNATGMLRRETATTPAQIALAWLLAQKPWIVPIPGTTKMTRLAENIGGADITLSDDDLATINQALDNISLQGERYPAILADLQGR
- a CDS encoding helix-turn-helix domain-containing protein, whose product is MEEIIKIGSIAQYNTMRGVPTKHPLVTVIDLSKAQPMPSGSFNFGLYAVGLKELNHGPLRYGRKHYDYQEGSLIFISPGQVVGVQPGVDLLAPKGWALLFHPDLIAGTPLGKHMQAYSFFSYAVHEALHLSEKEKRIVIDCFSKIEYELDQNIDKHSKGLIAANIELLLNYCIRFYDRQFITRDHANQGILERFESLLTGYFSSDKPQNEGLPSVAYCAEALHLSPNYFGDLVKKETGRSAQEYIQFKVIDMAKERVFDRNKSVSEIAYELGFKYPQHFTRLFKQKTGVTPNDYRIIN
- a CDS encoding ABC transporter permease; this translates as MNRKNRIHLDNHSERSVVQPPRWAEQLLIRITAPYIRDEVLGDLYELFQKRVHRYGVRTAQLLYVLEMLFMLHPRLWRRKPEASFKPRYSKFNDFSTISIFHPAMIRNYLKLAFRNLAKHKGYSAINIAGLAVGMAVAMLIGIWIQDEVSANKHHKNYETLYEVRLNQTFDGKRGTQSALPFPTGEELRSKFPDFKAVATYQRSDGNRSLMVGDQKFIKNGIFIGEDAIDMFSLNILNGDKNPFKEPYSIVLTDETAQAIFGNQDPIGKIIRLEDKADLKVTAVVAKQPKNATLQFEYLLPWHLMENMYDWVKKAKIDWRNNDFGLYVQLKDGVDPAQTNAKIKDVVLNHQADDANIRNLVKPELFLHPMSKWRLYSEFTEGQNTGGFIKYVRLFGIFGLFILVIACINFMNLSTARSEKRAKEVGVRKAVGSGREQLIGQFLSESTLIAGLALVLALVIVMASLPYFNRLTEKAMSIEFGNPVYWGVILLFTAFTGLLAGSYPAFYLSSFNPVRILKGGIHVGKNATLPRKILVVVQFTFSVVLMIGTIIIYQQIQHGKNRPLGFTKQGLISVNSSTDLLEHFDALKGELLATGAVMSICKTNAPPTQWWSSNSGWKWKGAGPADESVIFTTIATSYDYAKTMGIRLKEGRDFSRDFATDSTGVILNEAAVKRMGLKHPVGEIIKWANRNWTVVGVIPNIVLEWSPYRDVAPMTVIFAENWVNFIDLRLNPALSPSVAIQKIRPIFDKYNPAYPFDYKFADTEYAKKFSYEELIGNLSALVCMLAIFISCLGLFGLASFMAEQRVKEIGVRKVLGASVVSVWGLLSKDFVSLVLIACIVASPLAWYVMQEWLESYTYKISIQADVFVIVFVLALLITLLTVSYQALKAALVNPVKSLRSD
- a CDS encoding PadR family transcriptional regulator — protein: MKGTQLGEFEEIILLTVALLYDDAYGVAVLEELSSRLERPISLGMVHRTLQRLEEKKLLHSRFSEPIAERGGRSKRLFTITLAGDHALQQARRIRNELWDGIPKTAFDHLT
- a CDS encoding RES family NAD+ phosphorylase, giving the protein MDSQRVVGAVELLPYWQENTYNRSQHLLADWLAKPDVLALGVPSSVMPDGINYLLHPAHSGYGFIEVIDEKPLSMDPRLWSK